In Glycine max cultivar Williams 82 chromosome 7, Glycine_max_v4.0, whole genome shotgun sequence, a single window of DNA contains:
- the LOC100777138 gene encoding uncharacterized calcium-binding protein At1g02270 isoform X3, whose amino-acid sequence MVVAAGAKFNLRRGNGSSHNVVNSYSSDGDLCRINKSGCFSSAAEVDRDPSCVSFTTFNILAPIYKRIDPQNQGLRESDFRSFWLDRNNRILDCLLYESSSIMCLQEFWVGNEELVNMYEEKLGDAGYHLFKLPRTNNRGDGLLTAIRKECLRVMDYKELLFNDCGDRVAQLLHVQSVTPLLQNPKGCVPQEFLIVNTHLLFPHDSSLCVVRLNQVYQILQYVELYQRENRLKPMPIILCGDWNGSKRGHVYKFLRSQGFVSSYDIANRYSDSYADAHKWVSHRNHRGNICGVDFIWLCNPNQARKPLKTSWAEAVFSILKFQLRKASVSEDDAFTFLKGDNYADSVTYFSFSEALRQVKLVGVPYGLCFQQLQDLWNQADVDGNGVIDFEEFKKIWNSTCPEHVLENVNGCMEDGNTEQEQEAIGFKVKNAMLYPREVEKGLWPEDYSLSDHARLTAVFSTARMRCSGVQN is encoded by the exons ATG GTTGTGGCTGCGGGTGCTAAGTTCAATTTGAGAAGAGGGAATGGTTCTTCTCATAATGTTGTCAATAGCTATAGCAGTGATGGAGATCTCTGCAGAATTAACAAGAGTGGGTGTTTTTCGTCAGCGGCAGAGGTGGATAGAGACCCTTCTTGTGTTTCATTCACCACTTTCAACATTCTGGCTCCGATTTACAAACGGATTGATCCACAG AACCAAGGCCTACGAGAAAGTGACTTCAGATCATTCTGGTTGGACAGGAATAACAGGATTCTTGATTGCTTGCTTTATGAATCATCTTCTATTATGTGCCTTCAG GAGTTTTGGGTTGGAAATGAAGAACTTGTTAACATGTATGAGGAGAAACTTGGGGATGCTGGCTACCATCTCTTCAAGCTTCCTCGAACCAACAATCGCGGAGATG GCCTGCTGACTGCCATACGTAAAGAATGTCTAAGAGTTATGGATTATAAAGAGTTGCTTTTTAACGATTGTGGTGATCGTGTCGCTCAGTTGTTACATGTTCAGTCAGTTACCCCCTTGTTACAAAACCCAAAAGGCTGTGTTCCCCAAGAGTTTCTGATTGTGAACACCCACTTGTTATTTCCTCATGATTCAAGTCTGTGCGTAGTGAGATTGAATCAG GTTTACCAAATATTGCAATATGTGGAATTGTATCAGAGAGAAAACAGGCTCAAACCCATGCCTATTATACTCTGTGG TGACTGGAATGGAAGTAAGCGTGGACATGTTTACAAGTTCCTTAGGTCACAGGGGTTTGTATCATCATATGATATTGCTAATCGATACAGCGACAGTTATGCAGATGCTCACAAG TGGGTTAGTCACCGAAATCATAGGGGAAATATCTGTGGTGTTGACTTCATTTGGCTTTGCAATCCCAACCAAGCACGTAAACCTTTGAAGACAAGTTGGGCTGAAGCTGTATTTAGTATACTAAAA TTCCAGTTACGAAAAGCATCAGTGTCTGAAGATGACGCATTTACCTTTCTGAAGGGTGACAACTATGCTGATTCTGTgacttattttagtttttctgaaGCACTCCGTCAG GTGAAGTTAGTTGGTGTGCCTTATGGACTATGCTTTCAACAGTTGCAAGACCTATGGAATCAAGCAGATGTTGATGGAAATGGTGTCATCGACTTTGAAGAATTCAAG AAAATATGGAATTCTACATGTCCAGAGCATGTGTTGGAAAATGTGAATGGGTGCATGGAGGATGGTAACACAGAACAGGAGCAAGAAGCCATTGGTTTTAAGGTGAAGAATGCAATGCTGTATCCGCGTGAAGTGGAGAAAGGACTATGGCCAGAAGATTATTCTCTTTCTGATCATGCTAGACTCACAGCTGTGTTTTCAACAGCAAGGATGCGATGTTCTGGCGTACAAAACTGA
- the LOC100777138 gene encoding uncharacterized calcium-binding protein At1g02270 isoform X1, whose protein sequence is MVVAAGAKFNLRRGNGSSHNVVNSYSSDGDLCRINKSGCFSSAAEVDRDPSCVSFTTFNILAPIYKRIDPQNQGLRESDFRSFWLDRNNRILDCLLYESSSIMCLQEFWVGNEELVNMYEEKLGDAGYHLFKLPRTNNRGDGLLTAIRKECLRVMDYKELLFNDCGDRVAQLLHVQSVTPLLQNPKGCVPQEFLIVNTHLLFPHDSSLCVVRLNQVYQILQYVELYQRENRLKPMPIILCGDWNGSKRGHVYKFLRSQGFVSSYDIANRYSDSYADAHKVNISLYRIVICFPGIKSIVLVVFFFFARTFNIFPLILQWVSHRNHRGNICGVDFIWLCNPNQARKPLKTSWAEAVFSILKFQLRKASVSEDDAFTFLKGDNYADSVTYFSFSEALRQVKLVGVPYGLCFQQLQDLWNQADVDGNGVIDFEEFKQKIWNSTCPEHVLENVNGCMEDGNTEQEQEAIGFKVKNAMLYPREVEKGLWPEDYSLSDHARLTAVFSTARMRCSGVQN, encoded by the exons ATG GTTGTGGCTGCGGGTGCTAAGTTCAATTTGAGAAGAGGGAATGGTTCTTCTCATAATGTTGTCAATAGCTATAGCAGTGATGGAGATCTCTGCAGAATTAACAAGAGTGGGTGTTTTTCGTCAGCGGCAGAGGTGGATAGAGACCCTTCTTGTGTTTCATTCACCACTTTCAACATTCTGGCTCCGATTTACAAACGGATTGATCCACAG AACCAAGGCCTACGAGAAAGTGACTTCAGATCATTCTGGTTGGACAGGAATAACAGGATTCTTGATTGCTTGCTTTATGAATCATCTTCTATTATGTGCCTTCAG GAGTTTTGGGTTGGAAATGAAGAACTTGTTAACATGTATGAGGAGAAACTTGGGGATGCTGGCTACCATCTCTTCAAGCTTCCTCGAACCAACAATCGCGGAGATG GCCTGCTGACTGCCATACGTAAAGAATGTCTAAGAGTTATGGATTATAAAGAGTTGCTTTTTAACGATTGTGGTGATCGTGTCGCTCAGTTGTTACATGTTCAGTCAGTTACCCCCTTGTTACAAAACCCAAAAGGCTGTGTTCCCCAAGAGTTTCTGATTGTGAACACCCACTTGTTATTTCCTCATGATTCAAGTCTGTGCGTAGTGAGATTGAATCAG GTTTACCAAATATTGCAATATGTGGAATTGTATCAGAGAGAAAACAGGCTCAAACCCATGCCTATTATACTCTGTGG TGACTGGAATGGAAGTAAGCGTGGACATGTTTACAAGTTCCTTAGGTCACAGGGGTTTGTATCATCATATGATATTGCTAATCGATACAGCGACAGTTATGCAGATGCTCACAAGGTAAATATCTCATTATATAGAATTGTTATATGCTTTCCTGGTATTAAAAGCATAGTcttggtagttttttttttttttgctcgaacttttaatattttcccaTTGATCCTGCAGTGGGTTAGTCACCGAAATCATAGGGGAAATATCTGTGGTGTTGACTTCATTTGGCTTTGCAATCCCAACCAAGCACGTAAACCTTTGAAGACAAGTTGGGCTGAAGCTGTATTTAGTATACTAAAA TTCCAGTTACGAAAAGCATCAGTGTCTGAAGATGACGCATTTACCTTTCTGAAGGGTGACAACTATGCTGATTCTGTgacttattttagtttttctgaaGCACTCCGTCAG GTGAAGTTAGTTGGTGTGCCTTATGGACTATGCTTTCAACAGTTGCAAGACCTATGGAATCAAGCAGATGTTGATGGAAATGGTGTCATCGACTTTGAAGAATTCAAG CAGAAAATATGGAATTCTACATGTCCAGAGCATGTGTTGGAAAATGTGAATGGGTGCATGGAGGATGGTAACACAGAACAGGAGCAAGAAGCCATTGGTTTTAAGGTGAAGAATGCAATGCTGTATCCGCGTGAAGTGGAGAAAGGACTATGGCCAGAAGATTATTCTCTTTCTGATCATGCTAGACTCACAGCTGTGTTTTCAACAGCAAGGATGCGATGTTCTGGCGTACAAAACTGA
- the LOC100783020 gene encoding probable inactive purple acid phosphatase 29 isoform X2, which translates to MKATKQAYPPTPQPNQNLRFDQNGEFKILQVADMHYANGKTTHCLNVLPSQNFSCSDLNTTIFLNRMIKAEKPNLIVFTGDNIFAFDSSDSAKSLDAAFAPAIASNIPWVAVLGNHDQEGTLSRSGVMNHIVGMKNTLSKFNPPEVHSIDGFGNYNLEVGGVEGTDFENKSVLNLYFLDSGDYSQVSTILGYDWIKPSQQLWFQRTSAELRKAYISKPVPQKHAAPGLAYFHIPLPEYASLDSSNMTGVKLEPAGNGISSPSVNSGFFTTLLAAGDVKAVFTGHDHLNDFCGNLMNIQLCYAGGFGYHAYGKAGWSRRARVVVASLEKTEKGSWGDVKSIKTWKRLDDQHLTGIDGEVLWSKSTGGNQG; encoded by the exons ATGAAAG CTACAAAACAAGCATACCCACCAACACCACAACCGAACCAGAACCTAAGGTTTGACCAAAATGGAGAATTCAAGATATTGCAGGTGGCAGATATGCACTATGCAAATGGCAAGACCACGCATTGCTTGAATGTGCTCCCTTCCCAGAATTTTTCTTGCTCTGACCTCAACACCACTATCTTTCTTAACAGAATGATCAAAGCGGAGAAACCCAATCTTATTGTCTTCACTG GAGATAATATCTTTGCGTTTGATTCCTCGGATTCAGCTAAATCATTGGATGCTGCATTTGCTCCAGCAATTGCATCAAACATTCCTTGGGTAGCTGTTTTGGGCAACCATGACCAGGAAGGAACCCTCTCTAGGTCAGGGGTGATGAATCATATCGTTGGGATGAAAAACACCTTATCTAAATTCAATCCTCCGGAAGTACATAGCATTGATGGTTTTGGGAACTATAACTTGGAGGTTGGAGGAGTTGAAGGcactgattttgaaaataaatcagTGCTCAACCTGTACTTTCTTGATAGTGGAGATTATTCCCAAGTTTCTACAATTCTTGGTTATGATTGGATCAAGCCCTCCCAGCAACTTTGGTTCCAACGAACATCTGCAGAACTTAGG AAAGCATACATAAGTAAACCAGTACCTCAGAAACATGCTGCTCCTGGTCTTGCATATTTCCACATCCCTCTACCAGAATATGCTAGTTTGGACTCATCAAACATGACAGGTGTGAAACTGGAACCGGCTGGCAATGGCATTAGCTCTCCTTCTGTGAACTCTGGCTTCTTCACAACCTTGCTTGCAGCAGGAGATGTGAAGGCAGTTTTCACTGGCCATGATCACCTCAATGACTTCTGTGGCAATCTAATGAATATACAACTTTGTTATGCTGGGGGATTCGGATACCATGCATATGGAAAGGCAGGGTGGTCTAGGAGAGCAAGAGTGGTGGTGGCTAGCTTGGAGAAAACGGAGAAAGGAAGCTGGGGAGATGTCAAGTCAATTAAAACATGGAAACGCCTTGATGATCAACATCTTACTGGAATTGATGGTGAGGTCCTGTGGAGCAAGAGCACTGGTG GTAACCAAGGATAA
- the LOC100785331 gene encoding Brix domain-containing protein, with the protein MGGKRKKSDDDDDVEAEAEASGWKKKTRTTSEREKEKKEPLRPSMIKNKEKRSELHAKLKHQKKLEKRAKAKARDAALKKALELGEEPPEKKVPRTIENTRELDETVCKPDDEELFAGNDADEFGPILNQQQTPKILITTCRFHSTRGPAFISELLSVIPNAHYFKRGTYDLKKIVEYAKKKDFTSIIVVHTNRREPDALLIIGVPDGPTAHFKLSKLVLRKDIKNHGNPTGHKPELVLNNFTTRLGHRVGRLIQSLFPQDPEFKGRRVVTFHNQRDFIFFRHHRYIFETKEVKKAESKGKKDKDGESENVPEQKTIARLQECGPRFTLKLISLQHGTFDTKGGEYEWVHKPEMDTSRRRFFL; encoded by the exons ATGGGaggaaagaggaagaagagcgatgatgatgatgacgtgGAAGCAGAAGCAGAAGCTTCAGGTTGGAAGAAGAAAACGAGAACGACGTCggagagagagaaggagaagaaggagcCATTGCGTCCTTCGATGATAAAGAACAAGGAGAAGCGATCGGAGCTGCACGCGAAACTGAAGCACCAGAAGAAGCTCGAGAAGCGCGCCAAGGCCAAGGCTCGGGACGCTGCTCTCAAGAAAGCTCTCGAGCTCGGCGAGGAG CCTCCAGAGAAGAAGGTCCCTCGCACTATCGAGAACACGAGGGAACTCGACGAGACCGTTTGCAAGCCCGATGACGAAGAG TTATTTGCTGGAAATGATGCTGATGAATTTGGTCCAATTTTGAATCAGCAACAAACTCCCAAGATATTAATCACCACTTGCCGCTTCCATTCTACT AGGGGACCTGCTTTTATATCAGAGTTGCTTTCAGTTATACCAAATGCACATTACTTCAAGAGAGGAACATATGATCTGAAAAAG ATTGTAGAATATGCAAAGAAGAAGGACTTCACTTCTATTATAGTTGTTCACACCAATCGTAGGGAACCAG ATGCTCTTTTAATCATAGGTGTACCTGATGGGCCTACTGCTCATTTCAAGCTCTCGAAACTTGTTTTGCGCAAGGATATCAAG AATCATGGAAATCCAACCGGTCACAAGCCCGAGCTTGTATTGAATAACTTCACAACACGTCTAGGGCATCGAGTTGGAAG gttGATACAGTCACTTTTCCCACAAGATCCAGAATTTAAAGGCCGGCGAGTAGTCACTTTCCACAACCAGAGAGACTTCATATTCTTCCGGCATCATCG GTATATTTTTGAAACCAAAGAAGTTAAAAAAGCAGAGTCCAAAGGTAAAAAGGACAAAGATGGCGAGAGTGAGAATGTTCCTGAACAGAAAACAATTGCCCGACTTCAG GAATGTGGTCCTCGTTTCACATTAAAATTGATTAGCCTGCAGCATGGAACATTTGACACCAAGGGTGGGGAATATGAGTGGGTTCACAAG CCGGAAATGGACACTAGCCGAAGGAGGTTCTTCCTATGA
- the LOC100783020 gene encoding probable inactive purple acid phosphatase 29 isoform X1, giving the protein MILSKRNVFGTKGKMGIDFMILVLTLSWFCLTTICVSATKQAYPPTPQPNQNLRFDQNGEFKILQVADMHYANGKTTHCLNVLPSQNFSCSDLNTTIFLNRMIKAEKPNLIVFTGDNIFAFDSSDSAKSLDAAFAPAIASNIPWVAVLGNHDQEGTLSRSGVMNHIVGMKNTLSKFNPPEVHSIDGFGNYNLEVGGVEGTDFENKSVLNLYFLDSGDYSQVSTILGYDWIKPSQQLWFQRTSAELRKAYISKPVPQKHAAPGLAYFHIPLPEYASLDSSNMTGVKLEPAGNGISSPSVNSGFFTTLLAAGDVKAVFTGHDHLNDFCGNLMNIQLCYAGGFGYHAYGKAGWSRRARVVVASLEKTEKGSWGDVKSIKTWKRLDDQHLTGIDGEVLWSKSTGGNQG; this is encoded by the exons ATGATCTTAAGTAAAAGAAATGTTTTTGGCACCAAGGGAAAAatgggtatagatttcatgatTTTGGTGTTAACATTGTCATGGTTTTGTCTGACTACTATATGCGTCTCAGCTACAAAACAAGCATACCCACCAACACCACAACCGAACCAGAACCTAAGGTTTGACCAAAATGGAGAATTCAAGATATTGCAGGTGGCAGATATGCACTATGCAAATGGCAAGACCACGCATTGCTTGAATGTGCTCCCTTCCCAGAATTTTTCTTGCTCTGACCTCAACACCACTATCTTTCTTAACAGAATGATCAAAGCGGAGAAACCCAATCTTATTGTCTTCACTG GAGATAATATCTTTGCGTTTGATTCCTCGGATTCAGCTAAATCATTGGATGCTGCATTTGCTCCAGCAATTGCATCAAACATTCCTTGGGTAGCTGTTTTGGGCAACCATGACCAGGAAGGAACCCTCTCTAGGTCAGGGGTGATGAATCATATCGTTGGGATGAAAAACACCTTATCTAAATTCAATCCTCCGGAAGTACATAGCATTGATGGTTTTGGGAACTATAACTTGGAGGTTGGAGGAGTTGAAGGcactgattttgaaaataaatcagTGCTCAACCTGTACTTTCTTGATAGTGGAGATTATTCCCAAGTTTCTACAATTCTTGGTTATGATTGGATCAAGCCCTCCCAGCAACTTTGGTTCCAACGAACATCTGCAGAACTTAGG AAAGCATACATAAGTAAACCAGTACCTCAGAAACATGCTGCTCCTGGTCTTGCATATTTCCACATCCCTCTACCAGAATATGCTAGTTTGGACTCATCAAACATGACAGGTGTGAAACTGGAACCGGCTGGCAATGGCATTAGCTCTCCTTCTGTGAACTCTGGCTTCTTCACAACCTTGCTTGCAGCAGGAGATGTGAAGGCAGTTTTCACTGGCCATGATCACCTCAATGACTTCTGTGGCAATCTAATGAATATACAACTTTGTTATGCTGGGGGATTCGGATACCATGCATATGGAAAGGCAGGGTGGTCTAGGAGAGCAAGAGTGGTGGTGGCTAGCTTGGAGAAAACGGAGAAAGGAAGCTGGGGAGATGTCAAGTCAATTAAAACATGGAAACGCCTTGATGATCAACATCTTACTGGAATTGATGGTGAGGTCCTGTGGAGCAAGAGCACTGGTG GTAACCAAGGATAA
- the LOC100784089 gene encoding chlorophyll a-b binding protein, chloroplastic produces the protein MASSCASSAIAAVAISTPSSQKNGSLLGSTKASFLSGRKLKVNSFTAPVGARSSTTVCAVAEPDRPLWFPGSTPPPWLDGSLPGDFGFDPLGLGSDPESLRWNVQAELVHCRWAMLGAAGIFIPEFLTKIGILNTPSWYTAGELEYFTDTTTLFVVELFFIGWAEGRRWADIIKPGCVNTDPIFPNNKLTGTDVGYPGGLWFDPLGWGSGSPEKIKELRTKEIKNGRLAMLAVMGAWFQHIYTGTGPIDNLFAHLADPGHATIFAAFTPK, from the exons ATGGCTTCCTCGTGTGCTTCCTCTGCCATTGCAGCTGTTGCCATCTCCACACCAAG TTCCCAGAAGAATGGATCACTCTTGGGAAGCACAAAAGCTTCTTTTCTTAGTGGGAGGAAACTGAAGGTGAACAGTTTTACAGCACCAGTTGGAGCACGATCCAGCACTACAGTGTGTGCAGTTGCTGAGCCTGATAGGCCTCTGTGGTTCCCAGGCAGCACCCCTCCTCCATGGCTAGATGGCAGTTTGCCAGGAGATTTTGGCTTTGATCCCCTAGGTCTTG GATCTGATCCTGAGAGCCTGAGATGGAATGTCCAAGCAGAGCTTGTGCACTGCAGATGGGCCATGTTGGGAGCTGCTGGCATTTTCATCCCAGAATTCCTCACAAAGATTGGTATCCTGAACACCCCTTCATGGTACACTGCTGGAGAGTTGGAGTACTTCACAGACACTACCACACTCTTCGTAGTTGAGCTCTTTTTCATTGGTTGGGCCGAGGGTAGAAGGTGGGCTGATATCATCAAGCCAGGCTGTGTCAACACTGACCCTATCTTTCCCAACAACAAGCTCACAGGAACTGATGTTGGGTACCCAGGTGGGCTTTGGTTTGATCCACTTGGCTGGGGAAGTGGTTCTCCTGAGAAGATCAAGGAGTTGAGAACAAAGGAGATCAAGAATGGGAGGTTGGCCATGTTGGCTGTGATGGGGGCATGGTTCCAGCACATTTACACTGGCACTGGTCCTATTGACAACCTCTTTGCTCACCTTGCAGATCCTGGTCATGCTACTATTTTTGCT GCTTTCACTCCCAAGTGA
- the LOC100777138 gene encoding uncharacterized calcium-binding protein At1g02270 isoform X2, with the protein MVVAAGAKFNLRRGNGSSHNVVNSYSSDGDLCRINKSGCFSSAAEVDRDPSCVSFTTFNILAPIYKRIDPQNQGLRESDFRSFWLDRNNRILDCLLYESSSIMCLQEFWVGNEELVNMYEEKLGDAGYHLFKLPRTNNRGDGLLTAIRKECLRVMDYKELLFNDCGDRVAQLLHVQSVTPLLQNPKGCVPQEFLIVNTHLLFPHDSSLCVVRLNQVYQILQYVELYQRENRLKPMPIILCGDWNGSKRGHVYKFLRSQGFVSSYDIANRYSDSYADAHKWVSHRNHRGNICGVDFIWLCNPNQARKPLKTSWAEAVFSILKFQLRKASVSEDDAFTFLKGDNYADSVTYFSFSEALRQVKLVGVPYGLCFQQLQDLWNQADVDGNGVIDFEEFKQKIWNSTCPEHVLENVNGCMEDGNTEQEQEAIGFKVKNAMLYPREVEKGLWPEDYSLSDHARLTAVFSTARMRCSGVQN; encoded by the exons ATG GTTGTGGCTGCGGGTGCTAAGTTCAATTTGAGAAGAGGGAATGGTTCTTCTCATAATGTTGTCAATAGCTATAGCAGTGATGGAGATCTCTGCAGAATTAACAAGAGTGGGTGTTTTTCGTCAGCGGCAGAGGTGGATAGAGACCCTTCTTGTGTTTCATTCACCACTTTCAACATTCTGGCTCCGATTTACAAACGGATTGATCCACAG AACCAAGGCCTACGAGAAAGTGACTTCAGATCATTCTGGTTGGACAGGAATAACAGGATTCTTGATTGCTTGCTTTATGAATCATCTTCTATTATGTGCCTTCAG GAGTTTTGGGTTGGAAATGAAGAACTTGTTAACATGTATGAGGAGAAACTTGGGGATGCTGGCTACCATCTCTTCAAGCTTCCTCGAACCAACAATCGCGGAGATG GCCTGCTGACTGCCATACGTAAAGAATGTCTAAGAGTTATGGATTATAAAGAGTTGCTTTTTAACGATTGTGGTGATCGTGTCGCTCAGTTGTTACATGTTCAGTCAGTTACCCCCTTGTTACAAAACCCAAAAGGCTGTGTTCCCCAAGAGTTTCTGATTGTGAACACCCACTTGTTATTTCCTCATGATTCAAGTCTGTGCGTAGTGAGATTGAATCAG GTTTACCAAATATTGCAATATGTGGAATTGTATCAGAGAGAAAACAGGCTCAAACCCATGCCTATTATACTCTGTGG TGACTGGAATGGAAGTAAGCGTGGACATGTTTACAAGTTCCTTAGGTCACAGGGGTTTGTATCATCATATGATATTGCTAATCGATACAGCGACAGTTATGCAGATGCTCACAAG TGGGTTAGTCACCGAAATCATAGGGGAAATATCTGTGGTGTTGACTTCATTTGGCTTTGCAATCCCAACCAAGCACGTAAACCTTTGAAGACAAGTTGGGCTGAAGCTGTATTTAGTATACTAAAA TTCCAGTTACGAAAAGCATCAGTGTCTGAAGATGACGCATTTACCTTTCTGAAGGGTGACAACTATGCTGATTCTGTgacttattttagtttttctgaaGCACTCCGTCAG GTGAAGTTAGTTGGTGTGCCTTATGGACTATGCTTTCAACAGTTGCAAGACCTATGGAATCAAGCAGATGTTGATGGAAATGGTGTCATCGACTTTGAAGAATTCAAG CAGAAAATATGGAATTCTACATGTCCAGAGCATGTGTTGGAAAATGTGAATGGGTGCATGGAGGATGGTAACACAGAACAGGAGCAAGAAGCCATTGGTTTTAAGGTGAAGAATGCAATGCTGTATCCGCGTGAAGTGGAGAAAGGACTATGGCCAGAAGATTATTCTCTTTCTGATCATGCTAGACTCACAGCTGTGTTTTCAACAGCAAGGATGCGATGTTCTGGCGTACAAAACTGA